A single window of Microbacterium oryzae DNA harbors:
- the rpsD gene encoding 30S ribosomal protein S4: MVTKSQDRRKVRLSRALGVALTPKAARYLEKRPYGPGQHGRTKRKADSDYAVRLREKQRLREQYGIREKQLRIAFNEARRQDGLTGENLVELLEMRLDALVLRSGFARTTAQARQFVVHRHITVDGNIVDRPSFRVKPGQTIEVKAKSEALEPFQVAAAGGHAEVLPNVPGYLEVDLDKLQAKLVRRPKRVEVPVTCEVQLVVEYYAAR, translated from the coding sequence ATGGTCACCAAGTCCCAGGACCGCCGCAAGGTCCGCCTGTCGCGCGCGCTCGGCGTCGCGCTCACCCCGAAGGCCGCGCGCTACCTCGAGAAGCGCCCCTACGGCCCCGGCCAGCACGGCCGCACCAAGCGCAAGGCCGACAGCGACTACGCCGTCCGTCTGCGTGAGAAGCAGCGTCTCCGCGAGCAGTACGGCATCCGCGAGAAGCAGCTCCGCATCGCCTTCAACGAGGCGCGTCGCCAGGACGGCCTGACGGGTGAGAACCTCGTCGAGCTCCTCGAGATGCGTCTGGACGCGCTCGTGCTGCGTTCGGGCTTCGCCCGCACCACCGCGCAGGCCCGCCAGTTCGTCGTGCACCGTCACATCACCGTCGACGGCAACATCGTCGACCGTCCGTCGTTCCGGGTGAAGCCGGGTCAGACGATCGAGGTCAAGGCCAAGAGCGAGGCGCTCGAGCCGTTCCAGGTCGCGGCCGCCGGCGGTCACGCCGAGGTCCTGCCGAACGTCCCCGGCTACCTCGAGGTCGACCTCGACAAGCTCCAGGCGAAGCTCGTGCGTCGCCCGAAGCGCGTCGAGGTGCCGGTCACCTGTGAAGTCCAGCTCGTCGTCGAGTACTACGCGGCGCGCTGA
- a CDS encoding replication-associated recombination protein A, with protein MTSAALFQGQTPLAVRMRPTSLDEVAGQAHLLRPGSPIVALADPNGTKPGTVSVILWGPPGTGKTTLAQAIARSSGRRFVELSAITAGVKDVREVMQEALNQRDLYGQSTILFLDEIHRFTKAQQDALLPGVENGWVILIAATTENPSFSVISSLLSRSLLLTLQPLTDDDLGALIDRAVSDARGLAGAVSLAPEARAALIQLASGDARRALTALEASAGVAASEIAGDAEEESEGEPALVTADHVAQAVDRALLRYDRQGDEHYDVISAFIKSIRGSDPDAAVHYLARMIEAGEDPRFIARRLVVHAAEDIGLADPQALQIAVAAADAVAFIGMPEGRIPLAEATIYLATAAKSNAAYRAIGAAIADVKAGRMGPVPKHLRDAHYAGAKRLGHGKGYRYPHDSDVGVVPQQYLPDELVGTRYYEPTQHGGEREVSARLERIRRILEG; from the coding sequence ATGACCTCCGCCGCGCTCTTCCAAGGGCAGACGCCGCTCGCCGTGCGCATGCGCCCGACGTCGCTGGACGAGGTCGCCGGTCAGGCGCATCTGCTGCGTCCGGGCTCGCCCATCGTCGCGCTGGCGGACCCCAACGGCACCAAGCCGGGCACCGTCTCCGTGATCCTGTGGGGCCCGCCCGGCACCGGCAAGACCACGCTCGCCCAGGCGATCGCGCGCTCGTCGGGACGACGCTTCGTCGAGCTGTCCGCGATCACCGCGGGGGTGAAGGACGTGCGCGAGGTCATGCAGGAGGCGCTGAACCAGCGAGACCTCTACGGCCAGTCGACCATCCTCTTCCTCGACGAGATCCACCGCTTCACCAAGGCCCAGCAGGACGCGCTGCTGCCCGGCGTGGAGAACGGCTGGGTCATCCTCATCGCGGCCACCACCGAGAACCCCTCGTTCTCGGTCATCTCGTCGCTGCTCTCGCGATCGCTCCTGCTCACCCTGCAGCCCCTCACCGACGACGATCTCGGCGCCCTCATCGACCGGGCGGTATCCGACGCGCGCGGCCTCGCGGGCGCGGTGTCGCTCGCACCGGAGGCGCGCGCGGCGCTCATCCAGCTCGCCTCCGGCGACGCCCGGCGCGCGCTCACCGCCCTCGAGGCGAGCGCGGGGGTCGCGGCGTCCGAGATCGCAGGCGACGCCGAGGAGGAGAGCGAGGGCGAGCCCGCCCTGGTGACGGCGGACCATGTCGCCCAGGCCGTGGACCGCGCGCTCCTGCGCTACGACCGGCAGGGCGACGAGCACTACGACGTCATCAGCGCGTTCATCAAGTCCATCCGCGGCTCCGATCCCGACGCCGCCGTGCACTACCTCGCCCGCATGATCGAAGCCGGCGAGGATCCGCGTTTCATCGCGCGGCGCCTGGTGGTGCACGCCGCCGAGGACATCGGCCTCGCCGACCCGCAGGCGCTGCAGATCGCCGTGGCCGCCGCCGACGCCGTCGCGTTCATCGGCATGCCGGAGGGGCGCATCCCGCTCGCCGAGGCGACCATCTATCTCGCGACCGCCGCCAAGTCCAACGCCGCGTACCGCGCGATCGGCGCTGCGATCGCCGACGTGAAGGCCGGGCGGATGGGGCCGGTCCCCAAGCACCTGCGGGATGCGCACTACGCGGGGGCGAAGCGGCTGGGGCACGGCAAGGGCTACCGCTACCCGCACGACAGCGACGTCGGCGTGGTGCCGCAGCAGTACCTGCCCGATGAGCTCGTCGGCACGCGTTACTACGAGCCCACGCAGCACGGCGGCGAGCGCGAGGTGTCCGCCCGCCTCGAGCGGATCCGCCGCATCCTCGAGGGCTGA
- a CDS encoding DUF349 domain-containing protein produces MSIPDHTTPTDSAPEEAPVDATASADETASSAADALTRQAVADSALIEAGAIPAPTGAESADEETPAGAPEPGSAPEPTTAAGTELPADGAAAAEPTEAADAALTDAEPTQPADATPDAAPAAPEQADAAPAEAPTEPGEVVIEETWGRVTENGVVSVREGDQWRVVGEFPDGTPQEALDYFVRKFADLEFKVSTLEQRRTRGGASASDLRGQATRLQKDVSGATAVGDLAGLEQRLTALVEALAEATAEEAAAARAAVDAAIVERTGIVEKAEALAARDPKTVQWKQATADLADLFAAWQSHQQNGPRLPKAQAQALWKRFRDARSTVERQRRAFFAELDEVHKSARDAKNRLIERAEALAPRGEDGIPSYRTLLDEWKRSGRAGRKADDALWARFKAAGDALYQARTERDQAEQAESAPRIEARRALLEEAKVVADTKDLTEARRILTGIQRRWDEVGRIFPRDVERGLDDQMRRIEQELKQREDLDWKRNNPETKARANDLGGQLREAIEKLQEELAAAEAQGDPRAIADAKEALEARQAWLRAIGG; encoded by the coding sequence GTGTCGATTCCCGACCACACCACCCCGACCGACTCCGCGCCCGAGGAGGCTCCCGTCGACGCGACCGCGTCTGCGGACGAGACCGCCTCGTCTGCCGCCGACGCGCTCACGCGTCAGGCGGTGGCCGACAGCGCTCTCATCGAGGCCGGCGCCATCCCCGCGCCGACCGGAGCGGAGTCCGCCGACGAGGAGACCCCTGCCGGGGCGCCCGAGCCGGGGTCCGCGCCGGAGCCGACGACCGCGGCGGGCACCGAGCTGCCGGCGGACGGCGCCGCGGCTGCCGAGCCGACCGAGGCCGCAGACGCCGCGCTGACCGACGCCGAGCCGACGCAGCCCGCAGACGCCACGCCCGATGCCGCTCCGGCGGCGCCCGAGCAGGCCGACGCCGCACCCGCCGAGGCGCCCACGGAGCCCGGTGAGGTCGTCATCGAGGAGACCTGGGGCCGCGTGACGGAGAACGGCGTCGTGTCGGTCCGCGAGGGCGACCAGTGGCGCGTCGTGGGCGAGTTCCCCGACGGCACGCCGCAGGAGGCGCTCGACTACTTCGTGCGCAAGTTCGCCGACCTGGAGTTCAAGGTGTCGACGCTCGAGCAGCGCCGCACGCGCGGCGGCGCATCGGCGAGCGACCTGCGCGGTCAGGCCACGCGCCTGCAGAAGGACGTCTCCGGCGCCACCGCCGTCGGCGACCTCGCCGGACTCGAGCAGCGCCTCACCGCTCTCGTCGAGGCCCTCGCGGAGGCGACGGCCGAGGAGGCCGCCGCGGCGCGCGCCGCCGTGGATGCGGCCATCGTCGAGCGCACCGGCATCGTCGAGAAGGCGGAGGCGCTCGCCGCCCGCGACCCGAAGACCGTGCAGTGGAAGCAGGCGACGGCCGACCTCGCCGACCTCTTCGCCGCATGGCAGAGCCACCAGCAGAACGGCCCCCGTCTGCCGAAGGCACAGGCTCAGGCCCTCTGGAAGCGTTTCCGTGATGCGCGCTCGACGGTCGAGCGGCAGCGACGCGCCTTCTTCGCCGAGCTCGACGAGGTGCACAAGTCGGCGCGCGACGCGAAGAACCGTCTCATCGAGCGCGCCGAGGCCCTCGCTCCGCGCGGCGAGGACGGGATCCCCTCCTACCGCACGCTCCTGGACGAGTGGAAGCGCTCGGGCCGCGCCGGCCGCAAGGCCGACGACGCGCTCTGGGCCCGCTTCAAGGCCGCGGGCGACGCGCTGTACCAGGCGCGCACGGAGCGCGACCAGGCCGAGCAGGCCGAGTCGGCCCCGCGCATCGAGGCGCGCCGCGCGCTCCTCGAGGAGGCCAAGGTCGTCGCCGACACGAAGGACCTCACCGAGGCGCGTCGCATCCTCACGGGCATCCAGCGCCGCTGGGACGAGGTCGGCCGCATCTTCCCGCGCGACGTGGAGCGCGGGCTGGACGATCAGATGCGCCGCATCGAGCAGGAGCTCAAGCAGCGCGAGGACCTGGACTGGAAGCGCAACAATCCCGAGACGAAGGCGCGAGCCAACGACCTCGGCGGTCAGCTGCGCGAGGCGATCGAGAAGCTGCAGGAGGAGCTCGCCGCCGCGGAGGCGCAGGGCGACCCGCGTGCGATCGCCGACGCCAAGGAGGCCCTCGAGGCCCGTCAGGCCTGGCTGCGCGCCATCGGCGGCTGA
- a CDS encoding SAM-dependent methyltransferase, with protein sequence MTVSGVLFPGGRFSVAELQASCLDGELVPLGIGYLPADAPTPPAVRAAALAPLLTTSCAYVGMAAAWIHGAACRLPEPLDVQRAVPWRTTRTLDRRVRFHDQELAPADVELLGATAVSTPARTLADLARDAVRPDPLHADAGRAALVLARDAATRATAIAWFAAHPRRTHAVAAVALLRSLDEVAPAERAQEDVTR encoded by the coding sequence ATGACCGTGTCGGGCGTCCTCTTCCCGGGCGGGCGCTTCAGCGTCGCCGAACTGCAGGCGTCATGCCTCGACGGCGAGCTCGTGCCGCTCGGCATCGGGTATCTGCCGGCCGACGCCCCGACGCCGCCGGCGGTGCGGGCGGCCGCCCTCGCCCCGCTGCTCACCACGAGCTGCGCATACGTCGGGATGGCCGCGGCCTGGATCCATGGGGCGGCCTGCCGATTGCCGGAGCCTCTCGACGTGCAGCGCGCGGTGCCGTGGCGCACCACCCGCACCCTCGACCGCAGGGTGCGCTTCCACGATCAGGAGCTCGCCCCCGCCGACGTCGAGCTCCTCGGCGCGACCGCCGTGTCGACCCCGGCGCGCACCCTCGCCGACCTCGCCCGCGACGCGGTGCGCCCGGATCCGCTTCACGCCGATGCCGGCCGCGCCGCCCTCGTGCTCGCGCGGGACGCCGCGACGCGGGCGACGGCCATCGCCTGGTTCGCCGCGCATCCGCGGCGCACGCACGCGGTCGCGGCGGTCGCGCTCCTGCGCTCGCTCGACGAGGTCGCCCCCGCCGAGCGAGCTCAGGAGGACGTCACGCGGTAA
- a CDS encoding RelA/SpoT family protein, translating into MSTPGGRGRRTMPDSSPTSLRRLVPRIFSRAPRYADLSKLLTSVRANHPRGDVAIIEKAYQVAAERHRGQKRQSGEPYITHPLAVAEILAELGLGPKAIAAALLHDTVEDTGYPLEDLRSEFGDEVALLVDGVTKLDKVKYGESAQAETVRKMIVAMSKDIRVLVIKLADRLHNARTWGFVPPEKAKKKATETLEIYAPLAHRLGIQAIKSELEDLSFAVLYPKIYNEIDSLVKQRTPQREQYVQRVIDDVSIDLHELRIRGAVVGRPKQLYSVYQKMIVRGREFDDIYDLIGIRVIVSSVRDCYAVLGAIHARWTPLPGRFKDYIATPKFNLYRSLHTTVIGPGGRTVEIQIRTQEMHQQAEYGVAAHWKYKERMASGQEDGRLSDTDMAWVARLSDWQAETKDPGEFLDSLRYEIGAKEVYVFTPKGRVIGLPAGATPVDFAYAVHTEIGHRTMGAKVNGRLVPLDSQLNSGDIVEVFTSKNPDAGPSHDWLEFVKSSRARNKIRGWFTKERRDEAIEQGKEAIARAMRRQNMPLQNLKDSLAEVAHQLRLEDVSALYAAVGEGHTSTQSVLEKVTALHQTSEPATGLIDLPSSPSRRKSRGGDSGVLVRGADDILVKLAKCCTPVPGDEIVGFITRGQGVSVHRADCTNVRALKDNPERMIDVEWAPTTKSVFLVQIQVEALDRGGLLSDITRVLTEHHVNILSANVSTTRERLAISRYVFEMGDTVHLDRVLNAVRRIDGVYDVYRVTSS; encoded by the coding sequence ATGTCCACGCCCGGCGGCCGGGGGAGGAGGACGATGCCCGACAGCAGCCCCACGAGCCTGCGACGGCTCGTGCCGCGGATCTTCTCGCGGGCCCCTCGCTACGCGGATCTCTCGAAGCTGCTGACCTCGGTGCGCGCGAACCACCCGCGCGGCGACGTCGCCATCATCGAGAAGGCGTACCAGGTGGCCGCCGAGCGGCACCGCGGGCAGAAGCGACAGAGCGGCGAGCCCTACATCACCCACCCGCTCGCGGTCGCGGAGATCCTCGCCGAGCTGGGCCTCGGTCCGAAGGCGATCGCCGCGGCGCTCCTGCACGACACCGTGGAGGACACCGGCTACCCGCTCGAGGACCTCCGCTCGGAGTTCGGCGACGAGGTCGCGCTCCTCGTCGACGGCGTCACGAAGCTCGACAAGGTCAAGTACGGCGAGAGCGCGCAGGCCGAGACCGTCCGCAAGATGATCGTCGCGATGTCGAAGGACATCCGCGTGCTCGTCATCAAGCTCGCCGACCGCCTGCACAACGCCCGCACGTGGGGCTTCGTGCCGCCGGAGAAGGCGAAGAAGAAGGCCACGGAGACCCTCGAGATCTACGCGCCGCTCGCGCACCGCCTGGGCATCCAGGCGATCAAGTCCGAGCTCGAGGACCTGTCGTTCGCGGTGCTGTACCCGAAGATCTACAACGAGATCGACAGCCTCGTGAAGCAGCGCACCCCGCAGCGCGAGCAGTACGTGCAGCGCGTCATCGACGACGTCAGCATCGACCTGCACGAGCTGCGGATCCGCGGCGCCGTCGTCGGCCGCCCCAAGCAGCTGTACTCGGTGTACCAGAAGATGATCGTCCGCGGACGCGAGTTCGACGACATTTACGACCTCATCGGCATCCGCGTCATCGTGAGCAGCGTGCGCGACTGCTACGCCGTGCTCGGCGCGATCCACGCGCGCTGGACGCCGCTTCCCGGGCGCTTCAAGGACTACATCGCCACCCCGAAGTTCAACCTCTACCGGTCGCTCCACACGACCGTGATCGGCCCGGGCGGCCGCACGGTCGAGATCCAGATCCGCACGCAGGAGATGCACCAGCAGGCGGAGTACGGCGTCGCCGCGCACTGGAAGTACAAGGAGCGGATGGCCTCGGGCCAGGAGGACGGACGTCTCTCCGACACCGACATGGCGTGGGTGGCCCGCCTCAGCGACTGGCAGGCCGAGACGAAGGACCCCGGCGAGTTCCTGGACTCGCTGCGCTACGAGATCGGCGCGAAGGAGGTCTACGTCTTCACGCCGAAGGGGCGTGTGATCGGGCTCCCCGCCGGCGCGACGCCGGTCGACTTCGCGTACGCCGTGCACACCGAGATCGGCCATCGCACGATGGGCGCGAAGGTCAACGGCCGTCTCGTGCCGCTGGACTCCCAGCTGAACTCTGGAGACATCGTCGAGGTCTTCACGTCGAAGAACCCCGACGCGGGCCCCAGCCACGACTGGCTCGAGTTCGTCAAGAGCTCGCGCGCGCGCAACAAGATCCGCGGCTGGTTCACCAAGGAGCGCCGCGACGAGGCGATCGAGCAGGGCAAGGAGGCCATCGCCCGCGCGATGCGCCGCCAGAACATGCCTCTGCAGAACCTCAAGGACTCGCTGGCCGAGGTCGCGCACCAGCTGCGGCTCGAGGATGTCTCGGCGCTCTACGCGGCCGTGGGCGAGGGGCACACCTCGACGCAGTCGGTGCTCGAGAAGGTCACGGCGCTGCATCAGACGTCGGAGCCGGCGACCGGCCTCATCGACCTGCCGTCGAGCCCCTCGCGCAGAAAGTCGCGCGGCGGCGACTCGGGCGTGCTCGTGCGCGGCGCCGACGACATCCTCGTCAAGCTCGCGAAGTGCTGCACGCCCGTGCCCGGCGACGAGATCGTCGGGTTCATCACCCGCGGCCAGGGCGTCTCGGTCCACCGCGCCGACTGCACGAACGTGCGGGCGCTGAAGGACAACCCCGAGCGCATGATCGACGTGGAGTGGGCGCCGACGACCAAGAGCGTCTTCCTCGTGCAGATCCAGGTCGAGGCCCTCGATCGCGGCGGACTGCTCTCCGACATCACGCGCGTGCTCACCGAGCATCACGTCAACATCCTCTCGGCGAACGTGTCGACCACGCGGGAGCGCCTCGCGATCTCGCGCTACGTGTTCGAGATGGGCGACACCGTGCATCTCGACCGCGTGCTGAACGCGGTGCGCCGCATCGACGGCGTCTACGACGTTTACCGCGTGACGTCCTCCTGA
- the secF gene encoding protein translocase subunit SecF has protein sequence MRSMGQWGNDLYTGKASVPFVARRKLWFIIAIALVAISVLAPFVRGVELSIEFTGGSQFTVSAPESTDQSIATDAVHSVDGEAEAKVTVVGGTDIRVQTTQLSQDETRQVSAALAEGYGVDAAEVTDSFIGPTWGADVTRQSLWGLGVFLVLTFVILAIYFRTWKMSVAAIIGLVDVLVITIGIYALAGFAISPAAVIGFLTILGYSLYDTTVVFDKIRENTAEDGEISGRTFGESVNLGVNQTLVRSINTSIVAALPVAAILFIGVIWLGAETLSDISLSIFVGILVATYSTLFVSAPLYSLMREKEPAIAQRDQRVLGARA, from the coding sequence ATGCGCTCGATGGGACAGTGGGGCAACGACCTCTACACGGGCAAGGCGTCGGTTCCGTTCGTCGCGCGCCGGAAGCTCTGGTTCATCATCGCCATCGCGCTCGTCGCGATCTCGGTGCTCGCGCCGTTCGTGCGCGGTGTCGAGCTCTCGATCGAGTTCACGGGCGGCTCGCAGTTCACCGTCTCCGCGCCGGAGTCCACGGACCAGTCCATCGCGACGGATGCCGTGCACTCGGTCGACGGAGAGGCGGAGGCCAAGGTCACCGTCGTCGGCGGCACCGACATCCGCGTGCAGACCACGCAGCTGTCGCAGGACGAGACCCGCCAGGTCTCGGCGGCCCTCGCCGAGGGCTACGGCGTCGACGCCGCCGAGGTGACCGATTCGTTCATCGGCCCGACCTGGGGTGCGGATGTCACGCGCCAGTCGCTGTGGGGCCTCGGCGTCTTCCTCGTGCTGACGTTCGTCATCCTCGCCATCTACTTCCGCACCTGGAAGATGTCGGTCGCGGCGATCATCGGCCTCGTCGACGTCCTCGTCATCACGATCGGCATCTACGCGCTGGCGGGCTTCGCGATCTCGCCCGCGGCGGTGATCGGCTTCCTCACGATCCTCGGCTACTCGCTCTACGACACCACGGTGGTCTTCGACAAGATCCGCGAGAACACCGCGGAGGACGGCGAGATCTCCGGGCGCACGTTCGGGGAGTCGGTCAACCTCGGCGTCAATCAGACCCTCGTCCGCTCCATCAACACGTCGATCGTGGCAGCGCTGCCGGTCGCGGCCATCCTCTTCATCGGCGTGATCTGGCTCGGAGCGGAGACGCTCTCCGACATCTCGCTGTCGATCTTCGTCGGCATCCTCGTCGCGACCTACTCCACGCTGTTCGTGTCGGCGCCGCTCTACTCGCTGATGCGCGAGAAGGAGCCGGCGATCGCCCAGCGCGACCAGCGCGTGCTCGGAGCCCGCGCTTGA